One Stenotrophomonas oahuensis genomic region harbors:
- the rpoE gene encoding RNA polymerase sigma factor RpoE, translating to MAEVETPQELDLELVRRVQRGESAAFDVLVRKYQHRIVALIGRYIADWSECQDVAQDTFVRAYRAINSFRGDAQFYTWLHRIAVNTAKNHLAAHNRRPPTDDIDIGDAEQFDSGTRLRDTDTPERELMRQELENTVMKAVSSLPEELRSAITLREVDGLSYEEIAQKMGCPIGTVRSRIFRAREAIDTELRPLLDVGSATREKSRV from the coding sequence ATGGCCGAGGTTGAAACACCACAGGAGCTGGATCTGGAACTGGTCCGGCGCGTGCAGCGCGGCGAGAGCGCGGCGTTCGATGTACTGGTGCGCAAGTACCAGCACCGGATTGTCGCCCTCATCGGGCGCTACATCGCCGACTGGAGTGAATGTCAGGACGTGGCCCAGGACACTTTTGTCCGCGCGTATCGCGCGATCAACAGCTTCCGAGGCGACGCCCAGTTCTATACCTGGTTGCACAGGATCGCCGTGAATACTGCCAAGAACCACCTTGCCGCCCACAACCGCCGCCCGCCCACCGATGACATCGACATCGGGGACGCCGAACAGTTCGACAGCGGTACCCGCCTGCGCGACACCGACACGCCCGAGCGTGAGCTGATGCGCCAGGAACTGGAGAACACGGTGATGAAGGCGGTCTCGTCGCTGCCGGAAGAACTGCGTTCCGCCATCACCCTGCGCGAGGTGGATGGTCTGAGCTATGAAGAAATCGCGCAGAAGATGGGGTGCCCGATCGGCACCGTGCGATCGCGGATCTTCCGCGCTCGTGAGGCGATCGACACCGAACTTCGGCCGTTGCTGGATGTTGGCAGCGCCACCCGCGAGAAGAGCCGCGTATGA
- a CDS encoding sigma-E factor negative regulatory protein — MNHENPNADSAGHVPDKFDAHHRQQLSALIDGELSADEARFMLRRLEHDDALAGCHERWQLLGDVLRGQACAPAPVDFAARVQAAVAAEPAPQLASVQAPRQRRGLLRWGGSAALAASVAAVALFMTREQLPEQTPAEPATPVFASQAELPPSPPAASTSPNRSAAVADAALAVAAVPVAATAARRPSATRTQQAARSVAARTTEPQRAIASQAPLAPTVPASASRELPFGNVSGLQAKPWPRSTLGAEGALNASFSSPQPQAAFYPFEPRLQEAEPVPLPRTQD; from the coding sequence ATGAACCACGAAAACCCCAATGCTGATTCCGCCGGCCATGTGCCGGACAAATTCGACGCCCACCACCGCCAGCAGCTGTCGGCGCTGATTGATGGTGAGCTCAGTGCCGACGAAGCCCGCTTCATGCTGCGCCGGCTGGAACACGACGACGCGCTGGCCGGCTGCCACGAGCGCTGGCAGCTGCTGGGCGACGTACTGCGCGGGCAGGCCTGTGCGCCGGCCCCGGTTGATTTCGCCGCCCGCGTGCAGGCCGCCGTGGCCGCTGAGCCCGCCCCGCAGCTCGCTTCCGTGCAGGCCCCGCGTCAGCGGCGCGGCCTACTCCGCTGGGGCGGCAGCGCCGCGCTGGCGGCGTCGGTGGCGGCCGTGGCCTTGTTCATGACCCGCGAGCAGCTCCCGGAGCAGACTCCGGCCGAGCCGGCCACGCCGGTGTTCGCCAGCCAGGCCGAACTGCCGCCGTCTCCGCCGGCCGCGTCGACCTCGCCCAATCGTTCAGCTGCAGTAGCCGATGCCGCTCTTGCGGTAGCCGCCGTGCCGGTTGCAGCCACGGCCGCGCGCCGGCCCAGCGCCACACGCACCCAGCAGGCGGCGCGCAGTGTCGCCGCGCGCACCACGGAACCGCAGCGCGCTATCGCCAGCCAGGCCCCGTTGGCCCCGACCGTTCCCGCCAGTGCAAGCCGCGAACTGCCGTTCGGCAATGTCAGTGGGCTGCAGGCCAAGCCGTGGCCACGTTCCACGCTGGGCGCTGAAGGTGCGCTCAATGCCAGCTTCTCCAGTCCGCAGCCACAAGCCGCGTTCTACCCGTTCGAGCCGCGTCTGCAGGAGGCCGAACCGGTCCCGCTGCCGCGTACGCAGGACTGA
- a CDS encoding DegQ family serine endoprotease, with protein sequence MSARTRTQAMALLAMTLPLIACAQAPQPPAATAAAPAPRAPAAPLVTGLPDFTNLVEQVGPGVVNIETTIVRSNRQARGAGPSDEEMPEFFRRFFGPDFPMPGQGPGGGDEGPSIRGRGMGSGFIISPDGYVLTNHHVVADAGEVKVKLGDRREFTAKVIGSDQQYDVALLKIEGKNLPTVRVGDSNTLKPGQWVVAIGSPFGLDNSVTAGVVSAVGRSTGGQDQRYVPFIQTDVAINQGNSGGPLLNTRGEVVGINSQIFSASGGYMGISFAIPIDLAMGAVEQIKKTGRVSRGQLGAIVGAITGDVAQGFKLPDSRGALVNELVPGSAAAKAGLEVGDVIRSVNGTAVNTFSDLPPLIGALPPGSKVRLVVLRDGKERELTATLTELAEDAARGETATGAEAAKPQAGANALLGLEVIDLTAAQRKSNQLDAGEGVSITKVTGQSAREAGLRPGMVILQVGRTPVGSAAALNKALAGYGKGDVVMLLIRLGERTSFVPIKIAP encoded by the coding sequence ATGAGCGCCCGTACCCGCACGCAGGCCATGGCCCTGCTGGCCATGACCCTTCCCCTGATCGCCTGTGCCCAGGCCCCGCAGCCGCCTGCGGCCACCGCCGCCGCGCCGGCACCGCGTGCACCCGCCGCGCCGTTGGTGACCGGGCTGCCTGATTTCACCAACCTGGTTGAACAGGTCGGTCCGGGCGTGGTCAATATTGAAACCACCATCGTGCGCAGCAACCGTCAGGCGCGCGGGGCCGGCCCCAGCGACGAGGAAATGCCGGAGTTCTTCCGCCGCTTCTTCGGTCCGGACTTCCCGATGCCGGGGCAGGGTCCGGGCGGCGGCGATGAGGGTCCCAGCATCCGCGGCCGCGGCATGGGCTCGGGCTTCATCATTTCGCCTGACGGCTACGTGCTGACCAACCACCATGTGGTCGCCGATGCCGGAGAGGTGAAGGTCAAGCTGGGCGACCGCCGCGAGTTCACCGCCAAGGTCATCGGCAGCGACCAGCAGTACGACGTGGCCCTGCTCAAGATCGAGGGCAAGAACCTGCCGACCGTACGCGTGGGTGACTCCAATACGCTGAAGCCCGGCCAGTGGGTGGTGGCGATCGGCTCGCCGTTCGGCCTGGACAACTCGGTCACTGCGGGTGTGGTCAGCGCCGTGGGTCGCAGCACCGGTGGCCAGGATCAGCGCTACGTGCCGTTCATCCAGACTGACGTGGCGATCAACCAGGGCAATTCGGGCGGCCCGCTGCTCAATACCCGTGGTGAAGTGGTCGGCATCAACTCGCAGATCTTCTCCGCCTCGGGCGGCTACATGGGCATCAGCTTTGCCATCCCGATCGACCTGGCGATGGGCGCGGTCGAGCAGATCAAGAAGACCGGCCGGGTCAGCCGCGGCCAGCTGGGCGCCATTGTCGGTGCGATCACCGGCGACGTCGCGCAGGGCTTCAAGCTGCCCGACAGCCGCGGTGCGCTGGTCAATGAACTGGTGCCCGGCAGTGCGGCAGCCAAGGCCGGCCTGGAAGTCGGTGACGTGATCCGCTCGGTGAACGGTACCGCCGTGAACACCTTCAGCGACCTGCCGCCGTTGATCGGTGCGCTGCCGCCGGGCAGCAAGGTCCGGCTGGTGGTGCTGCGCGACGGCAAGGAGCGCGAACTGACCGCCACCCTGACCGAGCTGGCCGAAGACGCCGCCCGTGGCGAAACCGCCACCGGGGCCGAAGCCGCCAAGCCGCAGGCCGGGGCCAATGCCCTGCTGGGGCTGGAGGTCATTGACCTGACCGCAGCTCAACGCAAGAGCAATCAGCTCGACGCCGGCGAAGGCGTGAGCATCACCAAGGTCACTGGCCAGTCCGCCCGTGAGGCCGGACTTCGCCCGGGCATGGTCATCCTGCAGGTAGGGCGCACCCCGGTCGGCAGTGCGGCCGCCCTGAACAAGGCCCTGGCCGGTTACGGCAAGGGCGATGTGGTGATGCTGCTGATCCGCCTGGGCGAGAGAACGTCCTTCGTGCCGATCAAGATTGCCCCGTAA